A single region of the Epinephelus moara isolate mb chromosome 14, YSFRI_EMoa_1.0, whole genome shotgun sequence genome encodes:
- the LOC126400995 gene encoding sodium/bile acid cotransporter-like isoform X1 produces the protein MNVTEVYKGIANIYNEGNVSGNGSMGLFNIPPSINKATNVFSIVILFITMISLGCTMEISKIKVHLLKPKGVAIALLAQFGLMPLTAFSLAKMLQMEPLKAVTVLICGCCPGGNLSNIFSLALKGDMNLSIVMTTCSCIAALGLMPLLLFIFSQGFPGLENAVPYTGIIFALAFALVPCGIGIAINHYKPKYSSIIIKAGLGILMVSCLVGFTLFGIVVKDVLWMVLTPDFLVVAALMPLIGFTLGYVMSVVCRLSPKCSRTVSMETGCQNIQLCFTILKVAFPPEIIGPMFFFPMLYYTFQCGEALLLALCFRCYQVFKPPSEDGVDIKGAIEEKQNPVK, from the exons ATGAATGTGACAGAAGTCTACAAGGGAATAGCCAATATCTATAATGAGGGAAATGTCTCTGGCAATGGAAGCATGGGGCTCTTCAACATCCCCCCCTCCATAAACAAAGCAACCAATGTCTTCTCCATTGTCATCCTCTTCATCACCATGATATCCCTCGGCTGTACGATGGAGATTTCCAAAATCAAGGTCCATCTCTTAAAGCCAAAAGGAGTAGCCATCGCACTGCTGGCCCAGTTCGGCCTCATGCCCCTGACTGCTTTCTCTCTAGCCAAAATGTTACAGATGGAGCCCCTGAAGGCCGTGACTGTGCTGATCTGTGGCTGCTGTCCAGGGGGAAACTTATCAAACATTTTCTCCCTGGCCTTAAAGGGGGACATGAACCTCAG CATCGTGATGACCACCTGCTCCTGTATCGCAGCACTGGGTCTGATGCCTTTGCTGCTTTTTATCTTCAGCCAAGGCTTCCCCGGTCTGGAAAATGCTGTACCGTACACTGGCATCATCTTTGCTCTCGCATTCGCCCTGGTGCCTTGTGGCATTGGCATTGCCATAAATCACTACAAACCAAAGTACTCATCAATCATCATAAAA GCTGGTCTCGGCATCCTGATGGTCTCCTGCCTTGTAGGGTTCACCCTGTTTGGTATCGTTGTCAAAGACGTACTGTGGATGGTTCTAACACCTGATTTTCTGGTCGTGGCTGCGTTGATGCCACTGATTGGCTTTACGCTGGGATATGTCATGTCTGTCGTATGCAGACTCAGTCCAAA ATGCAGCAGGAcagtctccatggaaacaggGTGTCAAAACATCCAGCTGTGCTTTACCATCCTAAAAGTGGCCTTTCCCCCTGAGATCATTGGACCCATGTTTTTCTTCCCAATGTTATACTACACGTTCCAGTGCGGTGAGGCCCTTCTGCTGGCCCTGTGCTTCAGATGTTACCAAGTATTCAAGCCGCCATCTGAGG ACGGTGTTGACATTAAAGGGGCAATCGAGGAAAAACAGAATCCTGTGAAATGA
- the LOC126400995 gene encoding sodium/bile acid cotransporter-like isoform X2, with product MNVTEVYKGIANIYNEGNVSGNGSMGLFNIPPSINKATNVFSIVILFITMISLGCTMEISKIKVHLLKPKGVAIALLAQFGLMPLTAFSLAKMLQMEPLKAVTVLICGCCPGGNLSNIFSLALKGDMNLSQGFPGLENAVPYTGIIFALAFALVPCGIGIAINHYKPKYSSIIIKAGLGILMVSCLVGFTLFGIVVKDVLWMVLTPDFLVVAALMPLIGFTLGYVMSVVCRLSPKCSRTVSMETGCQNIQLCFTILKVAFPPEIIGPMFFFPMLYYTFQCGEALLLALCFRCYQVFKPPSEDGVDIKGAIEEKQNPVK from the exons ATGAATGTGACAGAAGTCTACAAGGGAATAGCCAATATCTATAATGAGGGAAATGTCTCTGGCAATGGAAGCATGGGGCTCTTCAACATCCCCCCCTCCATAAACAAAGCAACCAATGTCTTCTCCATTGTCATCCTCTTCATCACCATGATATCCCTCGGCTGTACGATGGAGATTTCCAAAATCAAGGTCCATCTCTTAAAGCCAAAAGGAGTAGCCATCGCACTGCTGGCCCAGTTCGGCCTCATGCCCCTGACTGCTTTCTCTCTAGCCAAAATGTTACAGATGGAGCCCCTGAAGGCCGTGACTGTGCTGATCTGTGGCTGCTGTCCAGGGGGAAACTTATCAAACATTTTCTCCCTGGCCTTAAAGGGGGACATGAACCTCAG CCAAGGCTTCCCCGGTCTGGAAAATGCTGTACCGTACACTGGCATCATCTTTGCTCTCGCATTCGCCCTGGTGCCTTGTGGCATTGGCATTGCCATAAATCACTACAAACCAAAGTACTCATCAATCATCATAAAA GCTGGTCTCGGCATCCTGATGGTCTCCTGCCTTGTAGGGTTCACCCTGTTTGGTATCGTTGTCAAAGACGTACTGTGGATGGTTCTAACACCTGATTTTCTGGTCGTGGCTGCGTTGATGCCACTGATTGGCTTTACGCTGGGATATGTCATGTCTGTCGTATGCAGACTCAGTCCAAA ATGCAGCAGGAcagtctccatggaaacaggGTGTCAAAACATCCAGCTGTGCTTTACCATCCTAAAAGTGGCCTTTCCCCCTGAGATCATTGGACCCATGTTTTTCTTCCCAATGTTATACTACACGTTCCAGTGCGGTGAGGCCCTTCTGCTGGCCCTGTGCTTCAGATGTTACCAAGTATTCAAGCCGCCATCTGAGG ACGGTGTTGACATTAAAGGGGCAATCGAGGAAAAACAGAATCCTGTGAAATGA
- the LOC126401194 gene encoding sodium/bile acid cotransporter-like, with translation MNVKEVFKGFANISNNGNFSGNGSMGLFDISPVINTLGNIFTIFILFITMISLGCTMEISKIKFHLLRPKEVAIALLAQFSLMPLTAFSLAKMLQMEPLKAVTVLICGCSPGGSLSNIFSLALKGDMNLSIVMTTCSSVVALGLMPLLLYIFSQGFPGLENAVPYTGIIFTLVFSLVPCGIGIAINHYKPKYSSIIKNAGLSIMGVTCIIGTILFSVAFKDILWTPDFLVVVTLMPMIGFTLGYGMSVLCRLNPQCYQVFKPPTDDGADFKNGTEEEITTIK, from the exons ATGAATGTGAAGGAAGTTTTCAAGGGATTTGCTAACATCTCCAATAATGGAAATTTCTCTGGCAATGGAAGTATGGGGCTCTTTGACATCTCCCCCGTCATAAACACACTCGGCAATATCTTCACCatcttcatcctcttcatcaCCATGATATCCCTCGGCTGTACGATGGAGATTTCCAAAATTAAGTTCCATCTCTTACGGCCAAAAGAAGTAGCCATCGCACTGCTGGCCCAGTTCAGCCTCATGCCCCTGACTGCTTTCTCTCTAGCCAAAATGTTACAGATGGAGCCCCTGAAGGCCGTGACTGTGCTGATCTGCGGCTGCTCTCCAGGGGGAAGCTTATCAAACATTTTCTCCCTGGCCTTAAAGGGGGACATGAACCTCAG CATCGTGATGACCACCTGCTCCAGTGTCGTAGCACTGGGTCTGATGCCTTTGCTGCTCTATATCTTCAGCCAAGGCTTCCCCGGTCTGGAAAATGCTGTACCGTACACCGGCATCATCTTTACTCTCGTGTTCTCCCTGGTGCCTTGTGGCATTGGCATTGCCATCAATCACTACAAACCAAAGTACTCAtcaatcatcaaaaat GCTGGTCTCAGCATCATGGGTGTTACCTGCATCATAGGGACAATCCTATTTAGTGTTGCCTTCAAAGACATACTGTGGACACCTGATTTTCTGGTCGTGGTCACACTGATGCCAATGATTGGCTTTACGCTTGGATATGGCATGTCTGTTTTATGCAGACTCAATCCACA ATGTTACCAAGTATTCAAGCCACCAACTGACG ATGGTGCTGACTTTAAAAACGGGACCGAGGAAGAGATTACTACTATCAAATGA